From one Sulfurovum sp. UBA12169 genomic stretch:
- a CDS encoding nucleoid-associated protein, YbaB/EbfC family: MFEGLDLGNMSKMLEQMQEKAKTLQEEAKNIELTAKSGGGLVVVKANGAGEIIDVEIDDSLLEDKESLQILLISAMNDVIKMVEDNKKSQALGMMGGFNPFGSK; the protein is encoded by the coding sequence ATGTTTGAAGGATTAGATTTGGGCAATATGAGCAAAATGCTCGAACAGATGCAGGAAAAAGCCAAGACACTTCAGGAAGAAGCCAAAAATATTGAGTTGACAGCGAAAAGCGGCGGTGGGCTCGTCGTAGTAAAAGCCAATGGCGCAGGGGAGATTATAGATGTTGAGATCGATGACAGCCTATTGGAAGATAAAGAATCGCTGCAGATTTTACTTATAAGTGCAATGAATGATGTGATCAAAATGGTAGAAGACAATAAAAAGTCTCAGGCGCTGGGAATGATGGGTGGATTCAATCCTTTCGGATCAAAATAG
- a CDS encoding DNA-directed RNA polymerase subunit alpha, translated as MRKIKVAPYMPTEVEVKEIDANRAEIIAYPFESGYAVTLAHPLRRLILGSSIGYAPISVKIEGAAHEFDNIRGMHEDVAVFIINLKNIRFKIKDESDKVELKYSFSGHKEVTALDLNNDQIEVVNGDLPLATLNEDAELNFTVVIAKGIGYVPSEDLRDDVDRDSIALDAFFTPVRKANYKIEPVLVEDNPNYEKITFDIVTDGQIGPVEAFTNALEVMNKQLSVFGGVLNVDIGNTPVKRNNDDSELKLFLQPVDSLGLSARSFNSLDRAGLKFLGELVLMSETEIKNIKNLGKKSLDEINECLIEHGFGSEFELPDNTRATLVKKLEQLKA; from the coding sequence ATGAGAAAAATTAAAGTTGCACCATATATGCCAACAGAGGTGGAAGTAAAAGAAATTGATGCCAATAGAGCTGAAATTATTGCTTATCCCTTTGAGAGTGGATATGCAGTTACACTTGCGCATCCGCTAAGAAGACTTATCTTGGGAAGTTCTATCGGTTATGCACCTATTTCTGTAAAGATTGAAGGTGCTGCTCATGAGTTTGATAATATCAGAGGTATGCATGAAGATGTTGCTGTTTTTATTATCAACCTTAAAAATATTCGTTTTAAAATCAAAGACGAAAGCGATAAGGTAGAACTTAAGTACAGTTTTAGTGGACATAAAGAAGTGACTGCGCTGGATCTTAACAATGATCAGATTGAAGTGGTGAACGGAGATCTTCCTCTTGCAACACTCAACGAGGATGCAGAACTTAACTTTACGGTGGTTATCGCAAAAGGGATCGGCTATGTGCCCAGTGAAGATCTTAGGGATGATGTAGACAGAGACAGCATTGCTTTGGATGCATTTTTTACCCCGGTAAGAAAAGCAAACTATAAGATCGAACCGGTACTGGTAGAGGATAACCCTAATTATGAAAAAATTACGTTTGACATTGTAACAGATGGCCAGATCGGACCGGTAGAGGCATTTACCAATGCATTAGAGGTTATGAATAAGCAGCTTTCCGTATTTGGCGGTGTGCTCAATGTTGATATCGGCAATACTCCGGTGAAGAGAAACAACGATGACAGTGAACTTAAACTTTTCCTGCAGCCAGTGGATAGTCTTGGATTGAGTGCCAGATCATTTAACTCACTTGACAGAGCAGGATTAAAGTTTCTTGGCGAATTGGTATTGATGAGTGAAACAGAGATTAAAAATATCAAAAATCTTGGTAAAAAATCTCTAGATGAGATTAATGAGTGTCTTATCGAGCATGGATTTGGTTCAGAGTTTGAACTCCCGGACAATACAAGAGCAACTCTTGTAAAGAAATTAGAGCAACTAAAAGCATAG
- a CDS encoding 30S ribosomal protein S4, giving the protein MARYRGPVEKLERRLGVDLGLKGERKLAGKSALEKRPYAPGQHGQRRTKISGYGLQLREKQKAKFMYGVSEKQFRTLFKEAHAKEGNTGNILIQLLEQRLDNVVYRMGFATTRASARQFVNHGHIVVDGKRVNIPSYRVKAGQKIEIREKSKSNSQILRAIELTNQTGMVEWVDVDKEKLFGLFTRIPEREEISIPVEERLIVELYSK; this is encoded by the coding sequence GACTTGGTGTTGATCTTGGATTGAAAGGTGAGAGAAAACTTGCCGGCAAAAGTGCATTGGAGAAAAGACCATATGCACCAGGACAACATGGACAAAGAAGAACAAAAATTAGCGGATACGGTCTCCAGCTTAGAGAGAAACAGAAAGCTAAATTTATGTACGGCGTAAGTGAAAAACAATTTAGAACATTGTTTAAGGAAGCACATGCAAAAGAAGGAAATACGGGAAATATTTTGATCCAGCTTCTTGAGCAAAGACTTGATAATGTTGTGTATAGAATGGGATTTGCTACGACAAGAGCATCCGCAAGACAATTTGTTAATCATGGACATATTGTGGTGGACGGAAAAAGAGTAAATATTCCTTCATACAGAGTAAAAGCAGGTCAAAAAATTGAAATTAGAGAGAAAAGCAAAAGCAATTCTCAAATTCTTAGAGCAATCGAGTTGACTAACCAAACCGGTATGGTTGAGTGGGTTGATGTGGATAAAGAAAAACTTTTCGGACTTTTTACAAGAATTCCTGAAAGAGAAGAGATTTCAATCCCAGTTGAAGAGCGTCTAATCGTCGAGCTTTATTCTAAATAA
- the panD gene encoding aspartate 1-decarboxylase, translating into MNITMLYSKIHRATVTDANLNYVGSITIDQELLDAAKMRVGQKIDIVNVNNGERFSTYIIAGERGKGDICLNGAAARKVHRGDKIIIIAYAMMSEEEADSYVPKIVILDDDNTISQTFEGLK; encoded by the coding sequence ATGAACATTACGATGCTTTATAGCAAAATTCATAGAGCAACAGTTACGGATGCAAATTTGAATTATGTAGGTTCTATAACAATAGATCAAGAACTTTTGGATGCTGCCAAGATGCGAGTGGGTCAAAAGATAGATATTGTCAATGTCAATAACGGCGAGAGGTTTTCTACCTATATTATCGCCGGAGAACGGGGAAAGGGTGATATTTGTCTCAACGGGGCTGCAGCCAGAAAAGTGCATAGGGGTGATAAGATTATTATTATTGCCTATGCGATGATGAGCGAAGAAGAGGCAGACAGCTATGTGCCAAAGATTGTGATCCTGGATGATGATAACACCATTTCACAAACTTTTGAAGGATTGAAATAG
- a CDS encoding ferredoxin: MIGSIPQPAFYIFKCQQSAPPGMPKPSCVSQNDPESQQLFQHLAQSLMMKGIIGTVQPVQTGCLNRCQQGPVMLVEPGHTMYVGLTKEKIDRIIEEHIIGGNVVKEYVIAEEMWGEPTPPASIAR, from the coding sequence ATGATAGGCAGTATACCCCAACCAGCATTTTATATTTTCAAGTGTCAGCAGAGTGCACCTCCGGGAATGCCGAAACCAAGCTGCGTAAGCCAAAATGATCCGGAATCCCAGCAGCTTTTTCAGCACTTGGCGCAAAGTCTGATGATGAAAGGAATTATCGGTACTGTGCAGCCGGTACAGACGGGATGCTTAAATCGTTGCCAGCAGGGACCCGTTATGCTTGTTGAGCCTGGACACACAATGTATGTAGGATTGACAAAAGAAAAAATTGACCGCATTATAGAAGAACATATTATCGGCGGAAATGTGGTGAAGGAATATGTAATAGCTGAAGAAATGTGGGGGGAACCTACCCCGCCGGCGAGCATAGCCAGATAA
- a CDS encoding UDP-N-acetylmuramoyl-L-alanyl-D-glutamate--2,6-diaminopimelate ligase, whose product MKIPFEKETYRFLTDDTHELDGHTLFLKTSQNNQYYEALEEKPSIVTPEELIAFWKIDKLKVVGVTGTNGKTTVTAAIYSFLIDLGERPALQGTRGLFAQEKRIEEKSMTTPSVLETLNNMKKTMDLGCNYFIMEVSSHAIDQKRIEGIKFALKVHTNVTSDHLDYHGTVEEYRRVKSLFFADESPKLLNKDDIKNIAYNPIGAQSYGVDQPATFKVQAFSLLDGITAGIKHLKEEATFHSPMVGLFNLFNLMAAVGSVAMLTGKKVEEICEVVENFAGVAGRMEVVSRDPLIIVDFAHTDDGMYQVLDSIKDRDISVVFGAGGNRDKSKRPRMGAVAGKFAKKIYVTSDNPRDEVPEMILEDILAGLEGKNHVVATPDRKLAIKMALDELKKGDALLILGKGDEDYQEIKGVKYHFDDREVVRALLAHGA is encoded by the coding sequence GTGAAAATACCTTTTGAAAAAGAAACATATCGCTTTTTAACCGACGATACCCACGAACTAGATGGTCATACGCTTTTTTTAAAAACATCACAAAACAATCAATACTATGAGGCTCTAGAAGAAAAACCTTCTATTGTTACGCCCGAAGAGCTTATTGCTTTTTGGAAAATAGACAAATTAAAGGTCGTGGGGGTAACGGGCACAAACGGCAAAACAACAGTAACTGCTGCTATATATTCTTTTTTGATCGATCTTGGAGAAAGACCTGCTTTACAGGGAACACGTGGGCTTTTTGCGCAAGAAAAGCGTATTGAAGAGAAGAGCATGACCACCCCGTCTGTTCTGGAAACACTTAACAATATGAAGAAGACCATGGATTTAGGCTGCAACTATTTTATTATGGAAGTCAGTTCACATGCGATAGATCAAAAGCGTATCGAGGGAATAAAATTTGCACTCAAAGTGCATACAAACGTGACAAGCGATCATCTTGATTATCATGGTACTGTAGAAGAATACAGAAGGGTTAAAAGTCTCTTTTTTGCCGATGAATCCCCAAAACTTCTCAATAAAGATGATATTAAAAATATCGCCTACAATCCCATTGGAGCACAAAGCTATGGCGTTGATCAGCCTGCTACGTTTAAAGTGCAAGCCTTCTCGCTGCTTGATGGTATTACGGCGGGAATCAAGCATTTAAAAGAAGAGGCGACCTTTCATTCTCCCATGGTTGGGCTTTTTAATCTTTTTAATCTAATGGCGGCGGTCGGTTCTGTAGCCATGCTTACCGGAAAAAAAGTAGAAGAAATCTGCGAAGTAGTAGAAAATTTTGCCGGAGTGGCAGGTCGCATGGAGGTGGTAAGCCGCGACCCGCTTATCATTGTCGATTTTGCACATACTGATGATGGAATGTACCAAGTGCTTGATTCTATCAAAGATAGGGATATCTCTGTTGTGTTTGGAGCGGGAGGAAATCGTGATAAGAGCAAACGCCCCCGTATGGGTGCGGTGGCGGGTAAGTTTGCCAAGAAAATTTATGTTACAAGTGATAATCCACGCGATGAAGTGCCTGAGATGATACTCGAAGATATTTTGGCAGGCCTTGAAGGCAAAAATCATGTTGTAGCCACGCCGGACAGAAAGCTGGCGATTAAAATGGCACTTGATGAACTTAAAAAAGGAGATGCGCTTTTAATCCTGGGTAAAGGGGATGAAGATTATCAAGAAATTAAAGGGGTTAAATATCATTTTGATGACAGGGAAGTTGTAAGAGCACTTTTGGCGCACGGCGCATAA
- a CDS encoding 50S ribosomal protein L17, with amino-acid sequence MRHKHGYRKLGRTSSHRAALLKNLSIALTKEGRIETTLPKAKELRGYYEKLITKASVGDFNAHRAIFAMLQDKECTNKLVNEIAPTYKERNGGYTRIIKTRIRKGDAAPMAIIELV; translated from the coding sequence ATGAGACATAAGCATGGTTACCGCAAATTGGGCAGAACGTCTTCTCATAGAGCGGCACTTCTAAAAAATCTTTCTATCGCTTTAACAAAAGAAGGCAGAATAGAAACCACATTGCCAAAAGCAAAAGAACTTAGGGGTTACTACGAAAAGCTGATTACCAAAGCTTCCGTAGGTGATTTTAATGCCCATAGAGCTATTTTTGCGATGTTGCAAGATAAGGAGTGTACCAACAAACTTGTAAATGAAATTGCACCTACTTACAAAGAAAGAAACGGTGGATATACAAGAATTATCAAAACACGCATAAGAAAAGGTGATGCAGCACCTATGGCAATTATAGAACTCGTATAG